The window GAAATTCGCCGATTATGACCAAACACGCTTTGAAAAAGAAGGTTTTCGCGTTGTCCCACCTGCCGCAGTTCGCAAAGGTGCTTATATCGCCAAAAATAGCGTACTCATGCCATCTTATGTGAATATCGGGGCTTATGTCGATGAAGGAACAATGGTCGATACATGGGCGACTGTAGGCTCCTGTGCACAAATCGGCAAAAACGTACACTTATCTGGCGGTGTCGGTATTGGCGGAGTGTTAGAACCATTACAAGCTAACCCAACCATTATCGAAGACAACTGCTTTATTGGCGCACGCTCTGAAGTTGTCGAAGGGGTGATCGTCGAAGAAGGCTCTGTTATTTCTATGGGCGTCTATCTGGGGCAAAGCACTAAAATTTATGACCGTGAAACAGGCGAAATTTTCTATGGGCGAGTTCCCGCAGGCTCTGTCGTCGTATCAGGTAACTTACCATCAAAGGATGGCAGCTATAGCCTATATTGCGCCGTGATCGTCAAAAAAGTGGATGAAAAAACCCGCGGAAAAGTTGGCATCAATGAATTATTAAGAAGTATTGATGAATAACGCAATTCCAACCGTTCTACACCCCGCTCCTTTTACTGCTATTTTAAATAACTCAGTGGTAATTGGGTAAAACGAAGCTATCCCGAAATGCATACTCTGTATGCAACTCGGGTGGCCAAGTTCCCTTACCTTGCTACATACCTCTATTTTCCTTTCACAGGTTGATTACAAAGAGAAGTTGGTCTATTTCGAGAAATCGCGCATAATATGTCTGTGACTTTTGCCGTTTACCATCAATAAAACTGTATTATCTTTTTTTACTCTCAAAATGCTATTTAGCTAACGGCTTGCAGCCTTTAGCGCAATAGCATAATAAAAGAGAAATAGACCAGTATTGTTACGGCCAGTTCACACCACTATTTTGTTCACCGACTCTGTCTCTACAGTTAAGCGAGCTAACATGTACGATAATTTGAAAAGTTTAGGCATCAGTAACCCTCAGGATATTGACCGCTATACCCTACGCCAAGAAGCAAATAACGATATTTTGAAAATTTACTTCCGCAAAGATAAGGGGGAGTTTTTTGCCAAAAGTGTAAAATTCAAATATCCACGTCAACGCAAAACTATCGCGGATGGCGGTAATAACTTTAAAGAAATCAATGAAATCAACACTAACTTGCGTTATGCCATTGAAGAGCTTGATCAGATTTGTCAAACAGATAAAACTGACATTGATTTAAAACACAAAATTCTTGATGACTTACGTCATTTAGAACATGTTGTTTCAAACAAAATTGCAGAAATTGAAGCTGACCTAGAAAAACTAACTCGCAAATAATTTGCAGGGCAAATAATTAAGTTACTGCACCGTGAAATCGTCTTTTTAACATTAAGCTAGTGGATTTCACGGTGCAGACGTTTAAAGTAAATCACTCCACGCTTCAACCCACGGTTTGGCAAACTCTTCAGGAACATCCACTTCAATGGCGTCAATAAAAAGAATATCGCCAATACGTGTGGCTGATTGCTCAGTGAGCAGTTCATCAAAACGCAATCCTGCACCACAAAAGCTTTCATAGCTGCTATCGCCCAATGCAATTAAGCCGTAACGTAAATCAGGCTGATAACCAACAACGTCATTGATTTCATTAAATAATGGCGCAATGGTATCCGGTAAATCTCCTTGCCCTGTCGATGAGGTTACGATCAACGCAATTTCATTACCCGAATTATACAATTGCCAATCATTCAGAGTCGGTTCGTCAAAGACAACCACTTCATGCCCTCGTTGCTCTAAGATTTCTTGCGCCGTTTCTGCTACAGCTAAAGAATTGCCATAGACAGTGCCAACAAAGATACCTATTTTTGCCATAACGTCTTCCTCTAAATTTTATTTAAACTGCTTAATTAATCACTTTCATACCTAAATTAGCGACTTGGGTTGACCATCCAAACTGATCAACCAGTGATAACCATTGTGCATCCCAAGGTGCAACCAACGATATATTTTCTTCTGTTATAGGATGACTTAAATTTAATTGACTTGCGTGCAACATTAATCGAGATACTGAAAAATGTTCTGTTACACCTCGGTTTTGTCGTAAATCCCCGTGTTTGCTATCCCCAATAATCGGGTGACGCAAGTGGGACATATGCCTTCTCAACTGATGCTTGCGCCCAGTTTGCGGAATTAATTCCACCAAACTAAACCGAG of the Providencia rettgeri genome contains:
- the dapD gene encoding 2,3,4,5-tetrahydropyridine-2,6-dicarboxylate N-succinyltransferase produces the protein MQHLQAIIENAFEARANITPNTVSAPVKQAVLDTIALLDSGKLRVAEKIAGVWVTHQWLKKAVLLSFRIQDNQVIDGAESRYFDKVPMKFADYDQTRFEKEGFRVVPPAAVRKGAYIAKNSVLMPSYVNIGAYVDEGTMVDTWATVGSCAQIGKNVHLSGGVGIGGVLEPLQANPTIIEDNCFIGARSEVVEGVIVEEGSVISMGVYLGQSTKIYDRETGEIFYGRVPAGSVVVSGNLPSKDGSYSLYCAVIVKKVDEKTRGKVGINELLRSIDE
- a CDS encoding DUF3461 family protein, with amino-acid sequence MYDNLKSLGISNPQDIDRYTLRQEANNDILKIYFRKDKGEFFAKSVKFKYPRQRKTIADGGNNFKEINEINTNLRYAIEELDQICQTDKTDIDLKHKILDDLRHLEHVVSNKIAEIEADLEKLTRK
- a CDS encoding flavodoxin; amino-acid sequence: MAKIGIFVGTVYGNSLAVAETAQEILEQRGHEVVVFDEPTLNDWQLYNSGNEIALIVTSSTGQGDLPDTIAPLFNEINDVVGYQPDLRYGLIALGDSSYESFCGAGLRFDELLTEQSATRIGDILFIDAIEVDVPEEFAKPWVEAWSDLL